The nucleotide window CATCAGAGGCATTCGCAAGTCGCGTCGCAGTGGGCGGAACACCACGGTGCAGCGTGCGTAGAGGCCAAGGGCGAGAGCCGCCAGCGGGATTCGCAGGTCAGCCATGAAGTGGTGCGAAAAGAAGTTGATGTAGATCGCCACCGACACAGCCCAACTCATCCAGTACGCTGGATGGTGTTCGATGCGCAGGTCCATTAGTCGCCAAGCCTGAATCATGTAGCTGCCTACGGCTGCGTACATGAAGCCAGAGAACAAGGGCACGCCCAGCAATTTGGAGTAGGCGAACTCGGGGTACTGCCACGAACCGATTGCCTCGGAAACCTTGAACGCCTCCAGCGCGAATCCAAGCGCATGAAACACCAGTATCGCCTTGAACTCGTCCCAGGTTTCGAGCTTTCGCCACAGCAGCCAAGCCTGGCTGAGGACGGCGATCAGCAGCAACAGATCGTAGCGCGGCAGGCCCGCGATGCTGTCGCGTGGTATCACCAGAATTGCGGCGAAGATGATGCCTGCGAACAG belongs to Gammaproteobacteria bacterium and includes:
- a CDS encoding DUF817 domain-containing protein; amino-acid sequence: MLAEIDRLLLDPPSTTAQSGWRLRLLEFVWFGLKEARACLFAGIIFAAILVIPRDSIAGLPRYDLLLLIAVLSQAWLLWRKLETWDEFKAILVFHALGFALEAFKVSEAIGSWQYPEFAYSKLLGVPLFSGFMYAAVGSYMIQAWRLMDLRIEHHPAYWMSWAVSVAIYINFFSHHFMADLRIPLAALALGLYARCTVVFRPLRRDLRMPLMLALALIGFFLWLAENFGTLFGVWQYPNQFGAWATVHVGKWGAWSLLVMMTFSIVANLKHIKATIRLAP